CTTCTCCGCTGCGCTCCCATAAAGCCCGAACTTATAGGTCAGCAGGGCCTGCGCGATCTGGTGGCCGGTCTCCTCATCGATCACGGCGAGGACCGGTCCGATCCGGCCGATATATTCATTCAGTATCTGTTTCATGGTTTTCTTCTCTGCTTTGGGCGCATTAAACAACCTTTCGACTCGCACTGCAAGGAACGTGATCGTCACCGCGTAAAATGTCTGAACGATCGGCCCGGAACTGAAGTCGTTCGGGACGATGAAGATGAGAAATGCATAGAGCGGCGTAAAGAGCGAGACGATATCCCTGCGGGGTTTGAGGTATGCCTGGTAGAAGAGAATGCACGAGCCAATCACGCACCCTGCGATGCCTGCCCAGTCGGTGGTTAGAAGGCCGGCGAGGGACAGCAGCACCCCAATCCCGATACCCCCGAACGAGACTGCAGGAACTGCTATCCAGAGGCGTTGCGCGGGCCCGGATCTGTCGGCGTCTGTCGTCATCGGTTATTCGTGTAAGTGTTTGTGCGCAGGGGATAAACAGGATTTCCCTTTGCCTTGCTGCATCTGCTCCCGACCATCAGGGTCAGGAAGACCGGGGAAGGAGGTCGGGGACCTCAACCTCCACGCTCCGGCCCGCAATAGCGGCCGCAGCGGAGCGGAGCCGCTCGCACTCCGCGGCATACGAGGCCTGCAGCGCCTGCTGCTGGCTCTCCGCCCGGCTCTTCGCGGCGGCCGCCGCCTCGCGCTCCCGCCGCACCTCCGAGAGCCGTGCCGCCAGACGCTCCTCCTCGACCACGGCCGGGAGCGCGGCGCGGCTCTCCTGCAACGCCGCGCGCCGGCCGGCGATCTCCTGCTCCCGGTCCAGGGCCCGTCGCATCGCGGCGGGGAGGGTGCCGGGGTCAGAGAAGAAGCGGACCTCATCCTGGTTCTTGAGGACAAGGTCCCCCCGCCCGATCATGGAGAGGATTGCCGGCATGGCCGCCCCGGTCAGCCCGGCCGGGTCCTCCCGGCCGTCCGTGAGGCTGCCGGTGCAGGCGTTGAGAGCCCTGCCGATCGCTGCCGCCGCCCCGGCATCCTTCGTCCTTGCGGCCACCTTCTCGGCCTTCCTGAAGACGTGGACGGCGGAGGCCCGCAGGGCCGCGAGTTCCCGCCCGGCCTCTTCGCTCGCGGCGTCGAGGTCCCGGATCCGCTCATCGGTCTCCTGCAACCGGGCGTAATCGGGGCGCGCCCTGAGAGCGGCAAGGTTCTCTTCAGTCTCCTCGATCCCCCTCTCAGCGTCCTCAAGCGCCGTCCCGTGCGCCTGCACCCTGGCGGAGGCGGCCGGGTACTCCCCGCGGATCCGGACAAGGGATGCATACGCCTCCCGGGCGGTTCCCACCTTCTGCCGGTCCGCCCGGGCGCGGGCGATCGCCTCCGTCATCGTGTTGACCTCTCTGCCGAGATCCCTGACGGCGGCGCGCACCTCCTTCATCTCGTTGGGGTAGAGGGCGGAGAGGTACTTCCCCTGCCCTTTCACCGCCCGGATCACGTTCTTCAGGATCTCGGCGGCAGTAGTGTAGAAGGCCTCGGGGTCGCCGGAAGGTTCGCGGGCGAGGAGCTGCGCCATGGACTTCGTAAAGCCCGGAAGTGCTTTCTTCGATACATCGCGGAGGCGGGGAGGGAGCTCCTCCGCTCCCTCCGCCGTCTCCATGCGGGCGACGAGATCGCGGAGGCTCTCAAGCGCGACGCGGACAGCCTCCCGCGACGGTTCCGTCGCGACCAGGAGACCGTTCTCGGTCTCCGCCTCGCGACCGTCCAGCCATGCGGGGAGGCTGTCGAAGGAGAGCTCCAGGCTCTCCTCCACCGGCTCGGTCCGCCGGAAGAGATCTCGCAGTTGCCTGAACATGGTTCACCCAGATACGGCGGCCGTCCCCATCAGGGTTCCGCCCATCAGTCGCTCCCCGCGATCCGCTGGAGGCGCTCCACACCGTGGATCTCCCGGATGACGTCCACCACGGCGGGAGGGACCAGGTGCTCCCAGGGTTCGCCGTCGAGCATCCGCTGTCGGATGACGGTGCCGGAGTGCGTCAGCCGCTCGTACATGTCGGGCGACTGGACGTCGACCCCTGCCTCGGCGAAGAGCTGCATGACGAGCGGGTTCGATGAGTAGACCGTATCGAACGGCGGGGTCATCGCCCGGACGTGGGCAACCCAGAGGGCGTTGCGCTGGACGTCCTCGATCGGGATGACGTAGAAGGGGCAGTCGAGATCGGCGAGCGACCGGGTGAGCATCAGCACCCGTTCCCCGGCCGTAAACGGATTCGCCACGGTGTGGGAGACCTGGGCGCTCCCCACCCCGATGACGATCTCGTCGGCAAAGCAGGCTATCCGCTCCAGCACCGACTGGTGGCCGTTGTGGTAGGGCTGGAACCGCCCGATGTAGAACCCCCGGCTCATCGCCGGCCGCCCCCGCGGGCGATCTGCGCGGCAAACGCGCCTGCCGTGAACCCGGCATCGATGTTCACGACCGCAAGCACCGAGCAGGCCTGGAGCATGCTCGCAAGCGCCGCTTCGCCGCCGCCCATGTAACCGTAGCCGGTGCTCACGGGGACACCGATCACCGGGCGGTCGACCAATCCCGCGACGATCGCGGGGAGCGTCCCTTCCCGCCCGGCCGCCACGATGAAGACGTCCGCCGGTATCACATCCTTGAGCGCCGAGAAGAGGCGGTGGATCCCCGCCACCCCGACGTCGTATGCGGTCCTGACCTCACATCCCATCTCCTCGGCGATCAGCCTCGCCTCCTCGGCGACGGGGATATCGGAGGTCCCTGCCGTGAGGATGGCGACGGTCCCGACCCGCGGGCCGGGCTCGCCGCCCGTCGAGAGGATGACGGCCCGCGCCGCTTTCCGGTGCTCCATCCTGACGTCCGGCGGCAACCGGGCCTGAAGGGCGACGAGGTGCTCCGGCGAGACCCTTGTGGCGACGCACCGACTGGCCGCCTTCACCTGCGCGAGCA
This portion of the Methanoculleus caldifontis genome encodes:
- a CDS encoding nicotinamide-nucleotide adenylyltransferase, whose protein sequence is MSRGFYIGRFQPYHNGHQSVLERIACFADEIVIGVGSAQVSHTVANPFTAGERVLMLTRSLADLDCPFYVIPIEDVQRNALWVAHVRAMTPPFDTVYSSNPLVMQLFAEAGVDVQSPDMYERLTHSGTVIRQRMLDGEPWEHLVPPAVVDVIREIHGVERLQRIAGSD
- the larB gene encoding nickel pincer cofactor biosynthesis protein LarB, giving the protein MLPNATIKDILRMYRNGEVSEDEAAEALEGLRIEVIDGMARIDTGRNVRCGMPEVVLAEGKEPAAFAAIMLAQVKAASRCVATRVSPEHLVALQARLPPDVRMEHRKAARAVILSTGGEPGPRVGTVAILTAGTSDIPVAEEARLIAEEMGCEVRTAYDVGVAGIHRLFSALKDVIPADVFIVAAGREGTLPAIVAGLVDRPVIGVPVSTGYGYMGGGEAALASMLQACSVLAVVNIDAGFTAGAFAAQIARGGGRR